The following are encoded in a window of Alosa sapidissima isolate fAloSap1 chromosome 12, fAloSap1.pri, whole genome shotgun sequence genomic DNA:
- the LOC121677917 gene encoding ras-related protein Rab-11B-like, translating into MIYLSTSFYSSGSPKLLTPSRPLGFPAGLTQPDCPRIVFILCGGKKSTMGTRDDEYDYLFKVVLIGDSGVGKSNLLSRFTRNEFNLESKSTIGVEFATRSIQVDSKTIKAQIWDTAGQERYRAITSAYYRGAVGALLVYDIAKHLTYENVERWLKELRDHADNNIVIMLVGNKSDLRHLRAVPTDEARAFAEKNTLSFIETSALDSTNVEEAFKNILTEIYRIVSQKQIADRSAHDESPGNNVVDISVPPTTDGQKGNKLQCCQNL; encoded by the exons ATGATCTATCTTTCCACCAGCTTTTATAGCTCAGGATCCCCTAAGTTGCTTACCCCCTCGAGGCCGCTTGGGTTTCCTGCCGGTCTGACACAACCCGATTGTCCTCGCATAGTTTTTATCTTGTGTGGGGGAAAAAAGTCAACAATGGGAACGCGCGATGATGAATACGATTACTTATTCAAAG TGGTGCTGATTGGGGACTCTGGTGTTGGAAAGAGTAACCTGCTGTCTCGCTTCACTCGGAATGAGTTCAACCTGGAGAGCAAAAGCACCATCGGAGTGGAGTTTGCCACACGCAGCATTCAGGTGGACAGTAAGACGATAAAGGCTCAGATCTGGGACACAGCTGGACAGGAGCGCTACAGGGCCATCACGTCAGC GTATTATCGGGGGGCCGTTGGGGCTTTGCTGGTGTATGACATCGCCAAGCACCTGACCTATGAGAATGTGGAGCGCTGGCTGAAGGAGCTGAGGGACCATGCCGACAACAACATCGTCATCATGCTGGTGGGCAACAAGAGTGACCTGCGCCATCTGAGGGCCGTGCCTACTGATGAGGCCCGGGCCTTTGCAG AGAAAAACACCCTTTCCTTCATTGAAACGTCAGCCCTAGACTCAACAAATGTGGAGGAGGCTTTCAAGAACATCCTAACAG aAATCTACCGGATTGTGTCACAGAAGCAGATTGCGGATCGGTCTGCACATGATGAATCTCCAGGCAACAATGTAGTTGACATCAGTGTGCCCCCCACCACTGATGGGCAGAAAGGAAACAAACTACAGTGCTGTCAGAacctgtga
- the march2 gene encoding E3 ubiquitin-protein ligase MARCHF2, with protein sequence MTTGECCHLPGSLCECTGNAALSKTVEESDNRRAQYVTQVTAKDGRLLSTVIKALGTQSSFSFSDGPICRICHEGGNGEGLLSPCDCTGTLGTVHKSCLEKWLSSSNTSYCELCHTEFTIERRPRPLTEWLRDPGPRNEKRTLFCDMVCFLFITPLAAISGWLCLRGAQDHLHFNSRLEAVGLIALTIALFTIYVLWTLVSFRYHCQLYSEWRRTNQKVRLLIPDAKGGHSTQHPLLSTKLLKKTADETIV encoded by the exons ATGACCACAGGGGAGTGTTGCCACCTCCCCGGTTCACTCTGTGAATGCACTGGCAATGCTGCCCTGTCAAAAACAGTGGAGGAGTCTGACAACCGTCGTGCGCAGTACGTCACCCAAGTCACAGCCAAAGACGGACGACTGCTGTCAACAGTCATCAAAGCTCTTGGCACTCAGAG CTCTTTCTCTTTTAGTGATGGCCCCATATGCCGGATATGCCATGAAGGGGGCAACGGAGAGGGCCTCCTGTCCCCATGTGACTGTACGGGAACCTTGGGCACGGTTCACAAAAGCTGCCTGGAGAAGTGGCTCTCCTCCTCCAACACCAGCTACTGTGAGCTATGCCACACCGAGTTTACCATTGAGCGCCGACCTCGGCCTCTTACAGAG TGGCTGCGAGACCCTGGGCCGAGGAATGAGAAGCGCACACTGTTCTGCGACATGGTTTGCTTCCTGTTCATAACGCCGCTGGCGGCCATCTCAGGCTGGCTGTGTCTGCGGGGTGCCCAAGACCACCTGCACTTCAACAGCCGCCTGGAGGCTGTGGGCCTCATAGCACTCACCATAGCCCTCTTCACCATCTACGTCCTCTGGACTCTG GTGTCATTCCGCTACCACTGTCAGCTGTACTCTGAATGGAGACGAACCAATCAGAAGGTCCGCCTGCTCATTCCGGATGCCAAGGGAGGGCACTCTACCCAGCATCCTTTGCTCTCCACCAAGCTGTTGAAGAAGACGGCAGACGAAACGATCGTATGA